The sequence GGAGCGTGTCTGGGGTACAGCCTGGCGGTGATGGGCTGAAGCAGTGGTCAGGGGCAcagctgccagccccacacACTGGGcactgggggctgggggcttgtccagcctggggctggggttTCGCGGCCATCCTTACCAGGCACTCGCCGACCGCCCATGTCCGCTGCCTCTTCAGCAGCCGTGCGAGCTTCCTCTTCTTCAGGAATGTGGCAGCTTGAAGCATGGTTTCCTGAGaggcctgcagagcagcagagactggGAGATGGCACCGCTGCCCAGGCCACAGCACCTGCGTGCCCTGCACCTGGGCAAGGCTCGGGGCCTTTCCTGGGCCCTGATGGCAAGATGCAGCAGCTGGGCAACGCCTCCGTCGGCAGGTTTGGTGCCCGGGCAGAGGAGTGGGGCAACCCCCAGGTCGGGCACCTGGTGCTGCCggggcagcaggacagaaagccctggagctgctgctctgtagcCAAGGCCAGGAAGAAGCTGGAGCAGCGCAGTCCGCGAGGcgccagggcaggaggcagccgAGCCACCTCCCACGGGGAAACCAGCAGGTCAGGAATCCTCACCTCTGCCACGCGCTGGTTCTCATCATGCAAGTGGTAGAGCAGTGGGAGCAAGCTCTGCTGTACATGCGCCTCCAGTGGCTTTTTTCCCGCTTCCGATACAAACTCCATCACATTTCGGAAGAGGCGAATGGACAGCAGTTGCACGTAGCTGGACTCCTGGTGGAAAGGAAGAGGGCAAGACCtcagcaccagctgctccaTGCCCACCTGGGTATGGGTCTGAAAATCTGCAGGGCACAAAGTTTCCTGGCAGCACCCAGCGCCTGTGAGGAGGGGAGGGTGGATGGATTGTACAAAGCCTTACGTTGTCAAAGAGTGGCCGGAGCGCCTCAGCCAGCGGCAGAGCGATGGGGCTGGCAATCGGGATGTCTATGGTCAGGAGCATCCTTCTGAGCACAGATAGGGTCATCCTGACCACCTCCCCATCTGCATCCTGCAGTAGCTCTATAAACCTTGGCAGCAAGAACTCCATTCTTTTGGCCTGTGTGGAACATAACGCCGTGGTGTGAAGCCAtaaaaggcagctctgccaaAACCGCTCCAACAGTTTGAGCCCACGCTGCTGCCTCAGGGTCCAGGAGCCAAAGGCCTGCCCCAAAGGACTCGGGCAAGTGAACAcgcaggcaggagagctgggagcagctaCCACAGCTCCTGAAGCCCAGCCAAGTCCAAGCTACTGTGTTACCTTGCACACCCCACCCAGACCCACCCCGCCAGCATGGTTTCAGCCGCCTGCCCCTGCTCACCATCAAGGGTCTCCTGGACATCACAGCGAGGGCTCTGAGTACCAGGCGACGCATCACTCTGCACTCACTCTGCAGGTACCTTGGAATGAGCTGCAGGATGCGATCAGCCTTTATGCCAGGCTGGGCCACGAGCTGAAACACACAGAGCAGTGAGAGGGGAGTGCCTTACTGGCAGGACCCCAGCACCATGCAGGCAGTAGTGGCTGCAGGGGCACGCGGGACAGGTCATTCGCCCACTCCGCTGTGGGCCTCCCAGCCCTCGGCACCTTCTGACTCCTCAGCCAGAGGAGCCATGATGGAAGAGCGAGAGCTGGCACAAGGGGGACACAAAACGTAGGAGGGGACAAGCGTCACCCCAGCAGCAAGGAGCCAAGGGCACGCAGCGCAGAccgccccctgccccagcaccacagACTGGGCTCCCCCCGCAGCTGTGGCTACGAgagggcagagtggctggaggCAGCTCAGGGAGGCAGCACTCGCCATCAGGCTTACCTCGAGAAGGAATGCCATGGCAGGGAGCTCCCAGCGTGTCTCCTTCCCGCTCAGCAGCTCGAGGAAGTACTGTGTGATCCGGTTACACACGTTACTTGACATATGGCGCATCTCTCTGGCAGGGGGAAGAAGGCACCGTTggccctgggcagggcaggcaaacCTCTCTTGGCACTGACTGCTCTTTCCCCACCACCCCTCGGCCAGGAGAAAGGCAGTGCCCACCACAGCAGACGAAGCCCTCGTTCTGGGCCGTCAGCCCAGGCCCCACGGGAGGGGACGCTGGTGCTTTGGGAGGTGGCTGCTCCCGTGCGCCCACCTCTCCCAGGCTTTTCCAGTCTGCTGGGCTGGGCCATTCCTCGGTGACAAGTCCCTCTCAGCCATGCCCAAGGGGATTGTGTGGGGCTCCTTGTCTGCAGGGGAACAATGGAGGGGGGGACTGGGCAGAAGGGGGCTCTCACCTGGCCAGCAGACCCATTGCGCAGTGCTGGGTCTCAGCGTTGAGGAGTGTGTCCCAGCCACGCTTCCGTTCAACTTCAACCACCACGTTCTCATAGTCAATACGGCAGAAGAGTGCTTTCACGGTCAGCACTGCAAATCTGTGTGCAGAGCAAAGCCCAGGTGATGCCGGGAGCCCTGGCCCCATCTCCAGGGCCATGCAAGGGATGGGAGGGCTGGGATGCAGTACCTGTTGGGGTTGGTGGGAAGGCAGCCTTCCTCCTGGCATTGCCTCCAGAAGGTATTGACCTCCTCTGGAATCTGCTCTGTGCTGAAGAAAATTTGGAAGAGCAGCGCCAGGAAGAGATAGGGGAAATAATCCATCAATGCCCCTGTGTGACTGGGGCATTGATGAAGGATCTCCCATAGTGCCTTGGTtgcctgcagaaaacaaaacacccagaGAGAGCGCTCAGTGCCGAGACGTCCCCGTGGCAGGGCCCGAGCGTGGGAGGGTGAGGCTCAGGCGCTGCCCTGGTCCAGGGGAGATGCAGGGGGAGCAGCCGGACTAGCTGGCCCTAAACCTGTCCCTAAGCCAGGTTTCCAGCCCACCGCATGAGGCAGGGAGATGCAGTGGCGGGGGAGGATGGAGAGCCGCCCAGACCCTGGGGGCGAGCAAAGGCCTGGTCCAGAAACTCACCGCCAGGGCAAAGATGTCCTTTCTTTCACCGTCGGAGGTGGACGTGGTGTGCAGTGGCCAGTCCTCCAGCacgcagagcagctccagcagcaccttcTCTGCAGTCGTGTCCGCGGAGGCCATCACCCTCCACATggtcacagcagctctgcaggcccAGAGCTCTGGGTCAGTGGGGTCTCGGCCACAGTGCCGTGGCCCGGGCCACCCCAGGGGCCCAGGCAGGccgccagccctgcctctgccccctgCCCCTCGCCGGCAGCACTCAGCGGGCCTGGCCCTGCGGCAGCAGGCGACCGAGTGATGGTGCCGTGacgggcagggagggagcatggCAGCGGGCTCTGGGGCTGACATGCCAGGGCAGGGAAACGGAGGGGTCAGAGGGTCCTGAAAAGCTCCGTCTCTCTGGCAGCCCACGTGGGAGGGGCTCTACAGGCTGATGGGCTCTACAGGCTGGGGAGCCCTGAGCCCTCAAGGCAGGTGGACCTCATACCTGTCGCACGCGGGGGCACAGTGCAGGAGGGTCACCACCACATCATGGGCATGCACGTGGGTCAGCCTCAGAAGGGTGTTGTCCAGCCTGTGCTCGGCAGACACATCCGTGTTGGACTTGAGCCACCGGTAGATGCACCTCACGCTGCTCGGCACCTGGAGGAGACACATTTGAGAGATGGAGTGCTGAGAGATGCAGCCATTTCCCCAGCTTCCCCCTGGAAGTGCTTCCCTTCCCACCACACCGTGCTGGCCTCAAAGGCTGTCGGGAACCCAGTGGGCCTGACTTCAGGGGCCACACGATCCCCACGGGGCTCACAGGCTACTTACATGCTCCAAGGTGGAGGCATCACTTTGCACAAGTGCATCGAGCATGGCAGCACAAGCCTCCGCATCATAGAAGCCAGAGCCTGCCATGCCCTCAATAGCCCTGAGGGTGCTGTCTTCACGCTCAGTGGGCTTGAGGGATTCCCAAAACccctgcaggagaaggaagggcagggaagagagggatGTCACACCGCGTGTCCCAACAGCGGTGCTTGGCTGAGCAGCGACAGCAggcccagcccaggcagggtTGGCTGCCGGGtacctgtgctctgctgtgggagAGGGCACCGGTgtcttcctgctcctgctcctcttctGGCAGCTCCCAGTCTAGATCTGGCAAAGACCaagtgcaggcagagctgaggggctgcaggagaggctggaggacTCAGCCGAGCCCCATGCTTGCCAGGCAGGGCCAGCCGTGGGACAGGGGCTGCTGGGAACACTGACGCCCATCTGTCTGGCCACAGACTGGGCCTGGGGGCGCCCAGTGGATGGAGGTTGGCCAGAGCCCGACCGTAGGGAACAAGCCCATGCCCTCTTCCCCTCTTTCCCTGGGGATGTCCATAGGGGGATGGCATGGGGCCAAGCTGGCTGCAGCCACTAGCTCCGTGGCCCAGCTCAGTCACTCACCTGCCTGCAGTGGCTGGACCTGCTCCACCTCATCAGGCTGCCatgctggggcagccccagctccttgctgcttctcctcttccttctcccccatCCACGCCAGCCTGGGCACGCTGGGGGCTCTCTCCGCCATCCTGTGAAGGTCTGGCCTCGAGGGCCCCTCTCACAGGGATGGGAGATGCCTCGGAAAAACACCACAGACGTGGGTcagcagggaaggaggtggCTGCGTAGGGGCTCCTCACAGCCCCACTCTGTCCCGTCCTGTCCCTTGACGTCCTCTGGGCACTGTGGGGTGACCACATCACCACTGGTGCCCATCTCACAGCGGGTCACAAAGGGCCCTGTGACATAATGCCACGTGACCGTGCTATGGGACCTCCAGCTGCCCTGTACCCTTAGTGTGTCTCACCTGTGTGTCTTCGGGGCACTCCGCCATCTCCTCCCCTCAGGGCCTCCCAGCAAGCCCAGTTCTCAGGGCCACCCATGGGCAGGACCTTGTTACAGGGACACCAAGCCTTGGCAAGAAGGACCTCCAAGTCTGCCTTGCAGCACAAAACCCCTTTTTCTCccacaaaaaattatttattattatggtataaaataattaataaaattttgctaTACATATTATTAATGATATTTGTTCAGTGAGAGCAGTGCACATGAATCGGCTTCATTTGTGTTCCTTTTGAACACCTTGGTTCAGTGTTCTGTGACACAGCGATGCGCAGGTCCACTTCTGGGTTCAGTGTAGTGGGGTACTTGGTTTAATGGCTGCCATCACTGGGAGAGAGACCTCCCGCGGACACAAAGGTCCAAATGCCAGAGGGGCATTGTGGGCCGTGCTCGCTGCATCCTGATGGACCTCCTCTGTCTCCCAGTCCCGCCTCCTCAACTCTGCAAAGAGTTTTGCTGAAAGTCGGCCAGGAAATTTCCCCCATCCTGGATCTCGCTCGGTTAGGCTTGCAAACACATCGGGAGGTCTTGGtgcctttttctgttcttaacaAGCGGCTTCAAAACCCTCTGAAACCCTTTGTCTGGGAGATTTTTTAAGCAGGTGAGAAAATTCTGTCTCCGAGCTTTGGAAGCatacagccaggagagctgttATGGGGGACGTGGCAGCAAACCCACTTGACGGCAATGTCTCCAAAGGCCTGTTTTCAAAATGCCCTCTCCGCAGCATGGTTCCCTCCGGAAAGCAGGTACTTTCTCACTCCTTGGTCACATGTCACCTTCACCTTGACGGGACAGATTAAGGGcgtttgtttttttgaaagtatcTGTTGGGTGGTGTACTCCTGACAGACCCTTGTCCTCACAGAAACAGCCAGCAAATCTGGAAGACGtgtctttttctgcaagaaaaggcACAACTCTCCTTCACGTGCGACAGCTCTTTCAAGTGCTTTACCACGAGAGGACCAGCGAGCAAACCCCTGTGTGGCTCAGAAGGTTTCCCTGGTCACTCCCCATCTCACCATCTTTCTTCTTAGATGTGATTAGAAGAAAGTCCCCGTGcgtttcctttctctcctctatAAAACTGAACCCATGATGTTGCACCTCTCACCCCAGCACCTGGCTGGCCGGCTCCTGGCACCCATCTCAGCTCCCACTGCCCTTCCCAAGTGGGTGCTACACGGGGCGGTTGCGCTGCTCCGTCACACTCTGCCTCTCGCCATCGCAGCATTTTTACGTGGCAGCCTCCTGGGACAAGAGCAACGGCCTCGCTCCCGGAGCGGACGTCCCTTGCGGCTGCTGCACCTGCGTCGCCCCGCCGTGTTTCCCTCCAGGCTTCCTTCCCTGAGCGGTCCCACACACGCACCAAACAGGTCGCCACAGACCACAGGAGCCTCTTGGCTGTAGCGCTGGGAGGCGGCAAAGCAATGGCCAGGATGTTGCTGTTTCAACCAGGCTCGGCTGATGGAGCAGTTCTCTCTCCCGTCCATGGTTCCCTGTTAGGCTCTGTGGGCATTTTGGATtgaagggctggaggagggtgTCCATGGGACAGTGAGTGCTCACCCTGGCAGCACCAGTCTCTGCCCTCAACGAGGAACCCAGCCACTGCGGCAGCAATCAGAGCAGGCGGTGGATGCTCCCGCTCCGCTCCCGGGCAAGAGCCTGTGGCACCCACCCCTCAGGCACCCATCCCTCACGTGAAGGCACAGTGCCCagccacctgctccagcgtagggtcctccacgggctgcaggtggaatctctacaccccctcatcggtcctccatgggctgcaggggaacagcctgcttcaccatggtcttcaccacgggctgcagggggatctctgctccggtgtctggagcgcctcctcctcccccctcctcctgcactgaccttgatgttacatctccgcacttccccctccgatgtaaaaaaaacttcccaccttcttaaatatgttatcacagaggcgctgattggcttggccttggccaggggcgggcccatcttggggctggctggcattggctctatcagacactgtggaagcttctagaagctcctcacaggagccacccctatagcccatgcccccacccactaccaaaaccttgccacacaaacccaacacattccacccctcgcctctgtgaatcacatatttaagaatcattaaaatatacattcaacacaaaaacttcacaaacagtaATCACAtctataaagggaaaaaaaaaaaaatttcccacaCCAAAGCGAAAATATCCCCATCACAACACCAATACAGAGTCCACCCCtcgtcccttcaccactatttcAGTCTCAAACTATGTTCAGTtcatgttttgcccgttacctc is a genomic window of Balearica regulorum gibbericeps isolate bBalReg1 chromosome 6, bBalReg1.pri, whole genome shotgun sequence containing:
- the LOC142602293 gene encoding maestro heat-like repeat-containing protein family member 7 encodes the protein MDYFPYLFLALLFQIFFSTEQIPEEVNTFWRQCQEEGCLPTNPNRFAVLTVKALFCRIDYENVVVEVERKRGWDTLLNAETQHCAMGLLAREMRHMSSNVCNRITQYFLELLSGKETRWELPAMAFLLELVAQPGIKADRILQLIPRYLQSECRVMRRLVLRALAVMSRRPLMELW